The region TGAGCACTGTGTATCAGTTTTGGCAAGTCTTATGTATTTTTTACCAATACGATTTTTATCCATTATAAGCCACTAAACTCTGAAGCTCAATTCAGCAGTTAATTCTTGATTTCAGTCAAAAATTCAATGTTTGCATTAGTCATAAACCAACCATAAGCAGATAGCACTTTCGCATTGATATAACATCTAAACTATGTACATCTGAAGTTTCAGTATGGTGTTTTAACATAATATTTTATTGGCCTCTGTTAATTGGATCTACAAATTAGACATCCCTACTACTTAAACACTACACTGTAACGACATATTAAAATCCggataatatataaaataggtggctttttatttgttccttACTCTCATCAAGCCGTCATTAACTGTCAGCTTTTTTTAGCACATTGTGTGAAAGGCTTTCAGACTTGGTGAACTAGGCTTACTTGTTGAAAAGTACTTACTTGTTGATGCTATTTTAATACCCCTCAGAGACTGTTATTATGACAACTCTACGACATGTCCACGGTGTGCCAGAATGACGGAACGTAAGCAAGAGGAGCCGGTGGAGCTGTAGCGCAGCAGGCTGGTGGTAGTGCAGCTTGTCACTGTGATAGCACTTGATGCAGTGCTAAAACTGACATTATGAGCATGCTTACATTACAGGACTAGAGCATGTCTGGCTCTTCCATATATTTGGCCTCTCTTTATTTGTTGTCTTGTGCTTTTGTGCTGTGCTTGCATCTTTGATGATTTGCCACACTACAGCATACGCTGATTGGCCACTTCAGCaagtacacctaccttgtatctgcactcattgtccattttactatGTCCTTttatcatataggtgcactttgtagctctgcaattacagattgtagttcATCAACTGTGTCTGATCTGATACCGGTCAGtgtctctgcagtgctgagaatgatccatcgcCCCAAAAATAACTGCTTTATGGTGGTCTTTTGGGGGCTCCTGGCCACTGAAGGACAGACAAAGGAGCCTAACAAAGTATggaaagaaacagatggactatatagtctgtaattgtagaaatatAAAGTGCAGTTATATGGTAAATGAAATTGATACAACAgggagtgtagaaacaaggaggtgtattTAGTGATCAGAGTAGATGTTCACTTAAAGGCAGAAAAGGCACTGAATAGGAGTTCAACATGCCTAAGGACCTTTAGGCCTTGTTTGCACACATGTATGCAAGTTATACTACTATCTAAAAAAAGTAACGCTAGAGGTGTTGTGAAGACACAGTTTAACACCTTGTGCTTTGTGAAGGTCTGATACCATATAACTGATATTCATAACTAAATGTATGAATGGGTCTGGTGTATGGTTAAAATCCATTTATGGTTGTGTTTCATAAtatatttctgtgtttatctCTATTGTGTATCTCTATGGACCTGGCAGTGTTTGATACATGTTACAAAATAGCGCAAGCACAAGATCAACACTAAAAGATTTCCCTCATATTATTGAACATTATCAAGATTATGTTGTCATATGACTGACAAATGTTGCTAAAACTGCAAAAGACATGTTGCCATATTTGGCACATTAATTTTGGCATTAAATTTGTTACTGGTTTGTCAATTAACATGTAAGGAGGAACAAGGTTAAGGTATGATGTTCAGCAGTAAGAGTAGTTTTTTGTATTAATCAGTAAGTTTTTATTTTGAGGCTGGAGATTCCTCAGAATGGGCTTTGTTTATGCACTCTATAATTATTTGTTCTAAAATAATATGGAATACGCTGTGTTATGTTTCAGCATGTTATTTAATTGCTTGTTTTCCTGTGACAACTGTACCAGAGACCTTGTGGTGTCAGATGTTGTggagttacatttacatcagtAAACTGTAATGTTGATTACATCATGATGTCCAGCAAGTAAAATACTAACAAACTAACAACAATAAATATGCTCTggctgttttttaaatgaatcaaaatATCTGGGCtccagtcatgtgcaaaagtttaaataaccctggtcatgtttttttattttctacgTGAAAACATCCACTGAGAATAACGGACTTATATTTGATTGTTTGCATGTTTAGTAGAGTATTTTAACATGTATTTATTCCTTAGTTAGGTTTCACAGTTTGTGTGAGATATTCGTGACatgttaattatatatttttaattggaACAATATgaacatgtatatacacatgaATAGTAATTATGGTGTTCATATAAAGGATAAAAAGATTTAGCTTATAATCGTAgctaaacatgaaaaatatgcGGTAACTGGCATGACAATACATGAAATAGAGATTTCAATAATACTTTATATCAGATATTAATATACAGGATCAAATAATTACAAGCAAGAAAAACATAAGCTTCATTAGTATATGTACAAAGAAAGATTAAAAAGggtaaaacaaaactaaaacgGCAGGAGATGTTGACATTTTTAGAGTGTAGgtaatatttatttgcatttatttaacatGCTTTACTGCATTTTAGCgctttatataataatatatcaaTGTAACGTTAAATAAACGTTTGCTCTGTTTAGCGTTATTACGTCATACGTGGCAACCAATCGCGGCTGAGTAGTAGGCTGGGCCTTAGAAAAGCGCTGTGCCACTGTTTGGCTGCCTGCTTACAAAGATTAGCGTCAGGGAAAGTGAAGAGTAAAAAATACCGTAATATTAAATTAACTGCAGAGAGACTGTCGTGTTGTGTAACACCTAGTAATTTTAGGGAAGGAAATAAAAGGATCTAAGCCGCGTACTCGGTACGATTATGCGGTCTGAGCAGGCAGCACCCGGGCGCCCTCCAGCATTTGTTTACTAACGGTGTGTACACAGAGGGGGGGgtcaattatttaattttttatttgagagCGTCTTTTCCTCGTATTTACGATGAAACTTTATCCCAGCTGTAAGATGGTTCGGCTCCTGCGGTTCACCACTGCAGGCTCTATGAAGTTTTGGGCGGACTCCTGGAGGAGAGGGAGCTGTGTATTCAGCACGAACAGCGCAGCTGTTAGGGTGAGACTTTTGCCTTCATTTTTGGAAGTGACCATCTTTCCAGGTTAACTTTGCCTACGAACTGCCCTGATTTTGAGGGCCACACTAAACCTTCACCTTGCATTTTTCGATTGTTACAAGCGATAGAATAACCTTTTTGGTCTCACTGAAAGATCCAGTAACGATGGCATACTTTAGGGGCATAAGTTTGTTGGTTCATGACAGAAAAGGCTTTCTTCtggcacccccccccccaactttATTTTCATGTGGGTGAAATCTTATTAAAGTCTGTGAGATGTTCTGACCTCAAGGATGGGGAATATACTTCACTTAAATTTCACTTATGAGAATCACTAGGAATGGCAACAATTATGGCACACATAAATTTGAGAAAAATTGTTATTTCATAACATTTAGGAAGTTTTGTATTTACTATTATTCTTTCCTTGATCTTTAGGAAATTTGGATAATGCAAACTGATTATGTGAATTTCAGATATTACAGATATTTCatagaaatgaatgtgtttaggtAACAAAGTTGAATTGAGGGACACAACCACAGTGCCCATTTTTCATAACCTGTAATGGACGACTCCTAAAAATGTAGGGTATTCCAAGCATGAGATGTAAAACAGATTCACAAATTAATGCAAAAATGACAGAATTTCTGAAGTATCTaaatctttacattttaaggTAAGTTTTAGTTATAATGCACTGCTGGTTTCTGTAGCTAGGTATTAGTAACGTTTTAGCTTATTTATCTGGTACAGGCATAGGGGTTGCTGTGAAGGAACTTTACAGCATGTACCATGTACAAAACCAAAATCTTTTATGTGCCTATTTGAACATAGACTATCAGTGGGACACATGGCACCCAATTTGTGGAATCGCTCATAAACAAATGAACATCATGTTGTTTGCCCCTTAACGCTTTGCTTCTGAGAGTTGCTGATGTTTAACAGCagtaaacataaacattaatatttttcctctccctgtctttccAGAATGTTTCTCTGCACCGAATGAAATTAAGATTGGGATCAAGTGAAACATTGCTGTCACATTTGCGTGCCTTCTCAAGCAAACCACCTAAAGGTATTTTTCATAGCACATGTATTGTCTGTTAAACCCCCAAGAAACAGTAGGAAAAGTGGGAACCACTATAATTGCATTTAATGCATTTGTTCATTCAGCTTCACCAAATTCATTGTAATTCTTTTTTAGACTATTTAAAAGTTATTTGCATTTACTCAGGATTTGAGAAGTTCTTTCCAAAAAGTGCAGGCGCCCCCGGTGTTAATAGGTCAGCTGCTGAACCCAAGGGTAAGACTGTCTAACTACAATTGTGAGACTTTTTATTCAGTTATGAGATTTGCAACATCCTGCCACTCTTGGTTTTCAAtagattatataaatattattactCTTGTTTTGTCATGTGAACTTCTGCGTGGTTCAGTGAAATCAAATCagccagaggcccagggaacgaGAGGTGGAGCaagtggaggaggaagaggtgGGGGTGGTAAAAAGGAAGATGACAGTCGGTGGTCCCGCATCCTTAAAGTAAGTTTCCATCTTTTAATTACTCTATCCTACTTAGTAAGTAGcattttttcataaaaataaagtaatggaAAATTGCAATCACAGTAATGGACTAATGCTGATAGGTAGACAAGTGTCTTCTTTTGCTTTACAGAGCTTAATTGTATGTGATTAagaatgctgtaaaataaataaaattcaccCATTTTACCACAATAACCCACTGCCACCTGAACATTCTGCTCCTCTGccttacaataaatacataatcaaaTATCGGTTTGAAAATTAGTCAAATCTAAACTTTATAAATCATTAAATGAACCAAAAGTCTCTGTTTAACCAAATCAGTTACTATTTTGAGTGATTAAATTTGGCAGCCAATGTAGACACAATTTTGTTTATGGACGTTTGTTACAGCGAACAGTTTTGTAATACATAAACCCCAACCCCCTATCCCTGCTTTTTGATTATGTAATAGGGAGACTTCCCATGGGATGAAAAGGACTTCCGGAATGTCATCATTGCAGGAGCTGGAATGCTGTCAGTGTTCGTTTATTTGCACTTCAGAGACACAGGAAGAGAGATATCTTGGAAGGATTTTGTTAATTATTACCTTGCCAAAGGGCTGGTAAGAAACAGTTTACTGAAGCTTAAAACTTTGACATTATGATTTAGAGAAGTTAACTCCCTTAATTTCATGCAGTAAATGGTGAACAGTAAATTGGTGATATTCATACACTCACACCATGCACCAAACCCAATTctgaaaaagttgggactgCATGTGGAGaatacataaaaacagcagtgatttgtaagtTCACTTTGACCTATATTCAAAGAAAAGCTGTACAAAGACCAAATGTTGAAAGTTTTATCTTATCAACTTCATTTTTTCTTGTAAATATAAACTCTGTTGATTGAATcctacaacatgttccaaaaggATTTTTGGTATTCACCCTTTACAGagcataatattattaaaagtgCTGGGAATCTGGAAACATCTTTGCAAGGCCAAAACCCACAACTGAATGCCAATGACCTTTGGTCTCTCGGatgacactgcatttaaaaccagCAGTTTTGTACATTTCTGGAAGCTCAGTGAAAGAAAtgtacacattttggagcaaacATCTGTTGCCTTTTAGatgctgtctttttcagggacatctgTGCTTATTTCAATATGGTGAcagaaatattattaaaaagaaatattatgcacatgttacaacaacATGGCTCCATAATGAGAGTACAAGTGCTAGACTGGACTAGATTGGTGGTGCATCATGAAGTGCAAAGTACAACAATGAAGGccacttttttcccctttctttcttccttccagCTGAAGAGTTGCaaaaattctgctttcaaaactggatacatttgtgtcttcagtccccaacatgatattaaaatgaaaggtgatgcaccacagcagtaaacaggctcttgtcccaactttttttggaatgtgttgcaggcatcaagcTGGAAATTAGCACATATTGGCAAAAaagttcatattttatttttgtactgttttcattttaatacaggtcaaacagaatttacaaatgactgctttctgtttttaatgacatttcacACTGCTGTGATCAGAATAAGTTTTCTATTTTGTTATGAATtatgatttaaatgttttatttttattttattattatttttttttaataaacaggtTGAGCGCCTTGAAGTGGTTAACAAACAATATGTGAGAGTGCTTCCTGTTCCAGGTGTAAATACATCAGAAGTGGTGAGTGATCTGTGAGAAAGTATTTGTTTTGTACAGTGGTGAAAATCAGATAAGAAAATGACATACAAATGATGATGTATCACTAAAACTGTGGCCAAATAGCACcatcttgctttcagtttctaggaaaatatgtatatgtaattttTTATGATTTCTGGTTTCTTACTATTTTTAAGTCACACAAGTTGAACTTCAGTACTATTCAGAATGCACCTTTTGGTTTCAGCCTTTGTTGTACTTTTCTTTGCAGAATTATGTTTGGTTCAACATTGGCACTGTTGATACATTTGAAAGGAATTTGGAGCAAGCAGAACGTGAGCTGGGTTTAGAGGATCCACATAAACTTCCGGTGGTATACAGCACTGAGAGTGATGGGTGAGTACATCAGGGTTAATAGTATGAACTGCTTATTAGGGATATGCCAGTTGTGTGCTGATAcaaatttttcatgtatttatttgccAGTGCTGATACAAATTATAATGCATAAATATTTGTTATGTAGAGATTGCAGTAGACTCTAtctacagtggggcaaaaaagtatttagtcagccgcTGATTGTGcgagttctcctacttagaaagatgagagagatctgtaattttcatcataggtacacttcaactatgagagacaaaatgagaaaaaaatccaggaaatcactttgtaggatttttaaagaatttatttgtaaattatggtggaaaataagtatttggtcacccacaagcAAGCAAGATTTCTGTCTCTCAGACCTGTAAgaagctcctctgtcctcctctcgttacctgtattaatggcatctgtttgaccttgttatctgtataaaagtaacctgtccacagcctcaaacagtcagactccaaactcaaccatggccaagaccaaagagctgtcgaaggacaccacgAAGAAAATTGTAgtctgcaccaggctgggagtgaatctacaataggcaatttatgtgaataaatcaactgtgggagcaattgtaagaaaacagaacacatacaagaccattgataatctccctcgatctggggccccacaCAAGATCTCAttccgtggggtcaaaatgatcatgagaacggtgagcaaAAATCTCAGAACTACATGcaggacctgatgaatgacctgcagagagctgggaccaaagtaacaaaggctaccattAGTAAGCTGatagggactcaaatcctgcagtgccaggcgtgtccccctgcttaagccagtacatgtccaggggcgtctgaagtttgccagggagcatatggatgatccagaagaggaatATCATGttgtcagatgaaaccaaaatagaactttttagtaaaaactcaactcgtcgtgtttggaggaagaagaatgcagagttgcatcccaagaacaccatacctactgtgaagcatgggggtggaaacatcttgctttggggctgtttttctgcaaaggggacaggatgactgatccgtgttaagggaagaatgaacaggGCCATttatcatgagattttaagccaaaacctccttccatcagtgagagcattgaagatggaacgtggctgggtcttccagcatgacaatgatcccaaacacactggtcaggcaatgaaggagtggctccgtaaaaagcatttcaaggtcctgtagtggcctagccagtctccagatctcaaccccatagaaaatttgtggagggagttgaaagtccgtgttgcccagcgacagccccaaaacatcactgctctagaggagatctgcatggaggaaggggccaaaataccagctacagtgtgtggaaacctggtgaagacttacagaaaacgtttgacctctgtcatttctaacaaaggttatgttacaaagtattgagttgaacttttgttattgaccaaatacttattttccacaaataaattcttttaaaatcctacaatgtgatttcctggattttttttttctcattttgtctctcatagttgaagtgtacctatgatgaaaatgacagacctctctcatttttctaagtaggagaacttgcacaatcagtggctgactaaatacttttttgccccactgtaccTGGATTAGTGgaggaaatatatatatatatatatatatatatatatatatatatatatatatatatatatataaatatatttctatatagttACAAATGTTGTAAAATTAatgaaatgcagacattttagcatCGTATTCCAGCAGTGTAAATTACGTGATAGACTTGTTAATTCCTTACAGATTCCTTATTGCAAATGCACAATgattgaataaaacatatttgcTAACATTTTTGCCTCAATTACACTTGACAACAGGTCATTCCTAATGAACATGCTCCCGACTGTTCTGCTGGTTGGTTTCCTGCTCTTCACTCTGAGACGGGGACCAACAGCAGGAGGGAGCGGAGGCAGGAGAGCAAACAACCCCTTAAGCATGACTGAGTCCACAgctaaaataatcaaaaacaaGATCAATGTTAGGTTCAGGGATGTTGCTGGGTGTGAGGAGGCCAAGGTGGAGGTCTTGGAGTTTGTTAACTTCTTGAAGAACCCAAAACAGTACCAGGACCTTGGAGCCAAAATGCCAAAGGTAATGTGTAATGGTGGATTTTGTTATGGTGTGTTGGATGCTTTCTCAAGCTGTCCAAGAACCAGATCCATAAGAGAACTGACTCATGGAATCTAATTTACGTCATGAAGTGCCTAAAAGCCAGTGCATGAATCAAGTGTATAATGATCCAATCAGTGAAGATTTGTCAttgcttttccccttttctctagctgtttgtgattgttttgtttggcaATTGTCTTCCAGGGTGCAGTGTTGTCAGGCCCACCTGGCACTGGAAAGACTCTGTTGGCAAAAGCTACTGCTGGAGAGGCTGGAGTTCCATTCATTACAGTTAATGGCTCTGAGTTTCTGGAGATGTTTGTTGGTGTTGGGGCAGCGCGGGTGAGAACTGCACTTGGAGCACAAGAGATTATATCAGAGTGTTGCTTAGTTCAGTTGTTCTCTCCTACAGTTATTTTGCTTCGAGGTTGTAAGGAATAATTTTATCACTGTCTTTTCAAGGGTAACATTGTTCTtacaacagtaaaaaaaaaaaaaaggttttatcaCTGTTTTGTCTCATATGTGAGATATTTTGGAATTCTGAGTAATTTGCAAGCCTCTAAGtaattatcttttaaatgttgcAGGTAAGGGACATGTTTGCCCTGGCCAGAAAGCATGCTCCTTGTATTCTGTTCATTGATGAAATTGATGCTGTAGGCAAGAAGAGAGGCGGAGGGCACTTTGGTGGGCAAAGTGAGCAGGAGAACACGCTCAACCAGCTGCTGGTGGAGATGGATGGTAAGTTTGTGGTTGTGTTAGGGTGTAGAGTAGCCATCAATTTTGTGTGTCTAATATTCAAACTAGTCTAAAATTCCTTATCAACATTTGCCAATTTGAAAGCGCTTTTGTTGTATTCTTCACCTTCAGGCTTCAACAACAgcactaatgtggtggtgctggCAGCCACCAACCGCATGGATGTGTTAGATCCTGCACTTTTGAGACCTGGAAGATTTGACAGGCAGATCTACATAGGTATGGCCTATATTTCTTCTTActgttgtttgcttttttttttttcccccaaattatttttccagatttgtTTATTCTGAAGGCACGATTAACTTTTAGCCATCCAGAATTCCTATGCTGCCTGTTTGAGTCAGCCTGGCAAAAGGGTTCCCTGTGCATCCCAGTACACTCATACTCACTGAACTGAGGAGCTGTTTGGTGCAGCTGTGTTATGTCAGCAGCTTTCATTGTTAGGTGGGAATGCCACGGTGGTTGAAATGGTTTATCTATTATTGTGGAGAGCTTTGCTCCCACTTTAGTACAACTTGCACAATGGAACATTCCTTTTTGGGGCATGGAAAATGAGGGGGAGTGTGTGAGAAAATAGAGGAAGAGTTCTTAAAGTTCTTAGTTATTCTTAGAGCCCTCATATAAACACTGGAACTGTTGTCAGATTTAAAGCAAATGGTTCTCATCCTCCAGGTGTTATAAAGTGCCCtcccttcttttttcctcttcactatttttccattttttcctccTTTACCTGTCTGTCCAAAATAGGACATCCTGATATTAAAGGAAGGGCGTCCATTTTTAAAGTGCACTTACGACCACTGAAGCTGGATTCCAGCTTGACCTCAGATGCCTTGGCCAGAAAACTGGCAGCTTTCACACCTGGCTTCACGGGTGAGAcagagcttttattttcttttgattttagaCTGGCAATGAACTGCAGTTGCTCTCCTATAATAGAAACTTACTGAAATTAAAGtatgaaaatattaaataggttctctttatctctttgaATCTTCATGAATTATACTTTTATTCCCTCTTTTTATCAGTTTTGTTGATGATTCATGTGCTGTTCAAACACAGCTGAATAACACTGACAGCTATTCAAGAACAGCAGAGACAAGTTCTCAGACTCGCATCACAAGTTTACAAGTCTTGAATTCTCAGATGACTGAACTGAGATGAGAAGAGCTATGTAGGCATTATTTATCATCAATGTTGTAACACAGCCTCATATATCAAAATtgataactttataggagaaaggAAAGGTGTTTTTAACTTTAAATGGATATTAATGTAAAGATTTTACTCTAAGTAAGTTGGGCCATTGGTCATTAAATGTCCACACACTGAGTCACTGAGTAGCTGGCCTTTTCAAATaatgttacaaaaaaaatgtataaaataattatgtaaatgtCTTCCTGCAGGTGCTGATATTGCCAATGTGTGCAACGAAGCAGCGCTCATTGCAGCCCGTCACCTCAGTCCAGCCGTGTCCTCCATACACTTTGAGCAGGCTGTTGAGAGGGTGATTGGAGGCCTGGAAAAGAAGACCCAGGTGCTGCAACCTGCTGAGAAAACCACTGTAGCATACCATGAGGCTGGTCATGCAGTGGTGGGCTGGTTTCTGGAGCATGCTGACCCACTACTAAAGGTACATGTGGTATAAAAGCactgtctgttttgtctgtggACAAATGAAAAGACAATTATTTGGAACAGAGTTAGTGGTAATCAGCTTGTGTCTATAGGTCATTACATAAGAATTTGACTTGTAAggaataaaagatttttttgtatttattttgggTGATTACATTATTCTCATTTATTTATAGTTCAAATTCATTTAGTTCATTTCACAATCTTTTCTTAGTGACAGGTAAAAACAGGATTGACATACTATGggcatataatatataatataatgactTGTATATGCATAAACATTGAACTATACTAATGAGGTAAAATGTTAGTAGTTTCAAATTAGAATTAAAAGTACAACACAAGGCACttgaagctgcactatgtaagaacTATGttgacctctctggtggaaacacatgtggaagaacattttgtaacatctgTTGTGCTTTGGACTCCCCATGAACAGATAAATTAGATGTTTATGAGCATGTTAAAGCATGAAAGAGAACTTTAAGAATTACTTGTCCTCTGATGGTGTGAGTTTTcttcatcatatcttcatcagtataatattGATATTACATTGAGACTGAAGCATCGAGCCTGATCTTCCTTCTGAGCCTGTTTGTGTGACGTTAATGTGTAAAGACATGTGATGTGGTCTGAAAAGATCCtcgacacctctgacttttcaAACTTTATAGGGTAACTCACAGCAGTGCAcgcacaccatattttagcctatTTTCCCTCCTGAATGAGTTATgctgcttctttcagttttaataaacaaaaacgtTTAATAAAATTATGTTCGTCAGAGAAGCTAGGGAATTCAGAGTAAATAGGCAAGTAAAATAATGGCCTGCTTTCATAGATATGtgcatttctttaatttcattAGTGGTTCAAATACAATGTTTCATTGTGACTGTACATTGCGAAAGAAACCCCCTTTTGAAACAGTAATCTGTACAAAAACTATAAATGCCTTCCGGAAATAGCCCATGCAGTTCATATAAcccattttacttattttaaactGGGTAAATTTCATAATTTGATTTAAGAAAGCTTTCTCAGAATTTTTGTCCCTATTGGGAAAGATATCAGTTTCTCTTTACTTGAAGGTTTTTCTTGGTTTTGGTTGCAATTGTGTGGGTTTATCATTAAGTGCACATTTGTACTAAATTTTAATAGTAGTTGATTGTATTAATCATGTCATCTGTTATTGTATTCACTGTAGCAATATAAATATCCCTACAGAACCGTTTATATTCATGCAGATACTGTCTTTTTATAGATTTGACGGGTTTATATTTAAAGGGTTTTGCTTTTTGCGCCtgtttatatacaaaatatatttgatCATATTTTGTATATGTGGCTCAATAttccttttatttgtttaatgctTCAGGTGTCCATCATTCCTCGAGGAAAAGGACTAGGCTACGCTCAGTATCTTTCTAAGGAGCAGTACTTGTTCAGCCGAGAACAGCTGTTTGACCGGATGTGTATGATGCTAGGAGGACGCGTAGCAGAGCAGGTGTTTTTTGGCAGAATCACCACAGGTGCACAGGATGACCTTAGAAAAGTCACACAGTCTGCTTACGCTCAGGTTGGAGTCTGTTTTGTTAATTTGGTTTCTAAATCAGTTTTACTGCATAGGTGGGTAGTTTAGGTCCAAAAAGTTAAAATCTTCCCCAGGAATTTCATCAGTCTGGACACCTCTACTGGTGTTTTCAGCTCACTAGAGAAGTCAGGAATTtagaacaaaatcctggggaagGTTTTTACTGTCTGGAACTGAATTACCCACCTCTGCTTGAATTTTAGTTTTCTTGCATTAAACATCTGTTTGTCTCTTATGCCACAGATTGTGCAGTTTGGAATGAGTGACGTGGTGGGTCAGATGGCATTTGATCTCCCTCGGCAGGGCGAGCTGGTGTCAGAGAAGCCATACAGTGAGGCTACTGCTCAGCTCATAGATCAGGAAGTGCGCTCTCTCATCAGCAAGGCCTTTGAGAGGGCCCATGAACTCAtcacagagaagagagaactGGTGGAGCAGGTATCTAGATCAAGACCATTTACCACAATTGTTTGGGATTTAATAAACACAACAGATCAATATTAAATAactcaaaactaaaaaaataaaactcatcACAGCTTCCACTTTCTAACTTTTTCTCCAGCAGTACACAAAC is a window of Pygocentrus nattereri isolate fPygNat1 chromosome 7, fPygNat1.pri, whole genome shotgun sequence DNA encoding:
- the LOC108434843 gene encoding AFG3-like protein 1 isoform X1, producing the protein MKLYPSCKMVRLLRFTTAGSMKFWADSWRRGSCVFSTNSAAVRNVSLHRMKLRLGSSETLLSHLRAFSSKPPKGFEKFFPKSAGAPGVNRSAAEPKVKSNQPEAQGTRGGASGGGRGGGGKKEDDSRWSRILKGDFPWDEKDFRNVIIAGAGMLSVFVYLHFRDTGREISWKDFVNYYLAKGLVERLEVVNKQYVRVLPVPGVNTSEVNYVWFNIGTVDTFERNLEQAERELGLEDPHKLPVVYSTESDGSFLMNMLPTVLLVGFLLFTLRRGPTAGGSGGRRANNPLSMTESTAKIIKNKINVRFRDVAGCEEAKVEVLEFVNFLKNPKQYQDLGAKMPKGAVLSGPPGTGKTLLAKATAGEAGVPFITVNGSEFLEMFVGVGAARVRDMFALARKHAPCILFIDEIDAVGKKRGGGHFGGQSEQENTLNQLLVEMDGFNNSTNVVVLAATNRMDVLDPALLRPGRFDRQIYIGHPDIKGRASIFKVHLRPLKLDSSLTSDALARKLAAFTPGFTGADIANVCNEAALIAARHLSPAVSSIHFEQAVERVIGGLEKKTQVLQPAEKTTVAYHEAGHAVVGWFLEHADPLLKVSIIPRGKGLGYAQYLSKEQYLFSREQLFDRMCMMLGGRVAEQVFFGRITTGAQDDLRKVTQSAYAQIVQFGMSDVVGQMAFDLPRQGELVSEKPYSEATAQLIDQEVRSLISKAFERAHELITEKRELVEQVGKRLLEKEVLEKADMMELLGPRPFEEKSTYEEFLEETGSFEEDISLPEGLKDWNQSKGGSSQQQKQAVYL
- the LOC108434843 gene encoding AFG3-like protein 1 isoform X2 encodes the protein MVRLLRFTTAGSMKFWADSWRRGSCVFSTNSAAVRNVSLHRMKLRLGSSETLLSHLRAFSSKPPKGFEKFFPKSAGAPGVNRSAAEPKVKSNQPEAQGTRGGASGGGRGGGGKKEDDSRWSRILKGDFPWDEKDFRNVIIAGAGMLSVFVYLHFRDTGREISWKDFVNYYLAKGLVERLEVVNKQYVRVLPVPGVNTSEVNYVWFNIGTVDTFERNLEQAERELGLEDPHKLPVVYSTESDGSFLMNMLPTVLLVGFLLFTLRRGPTAGGSGGRRANNPLSMTESTAKIIKNKINVRFRDVAGCEEAKVEVLEFVNFLKNPKQYQDLGAKMPKGAVLSGPPGTGKTLLAKATAGEAGVPFITVNGSEFLEMFVGVGAARVRDMFALARKHAPCILFIDEIDAVGKKRGGGHFGGQSEQENTLNQLLVEMDGFNNSTNVVVLAATNRMDVLDPALLRPGRFDRQIYIGHPDIKGRASIFKVHLRPLKLDSSLTSDALARKLAAFTPGFTGADIANVCNEAALIAARHLSPAVSSIHFEQAVERVIGGLEKKTQVLQPAEKTTVAYHEAGHAVVGWFLEHADPLLKVSIIPRGKGLGYAQYLSKEQYLFSREQLFDRMCMMLGGRVAEQVFFGRITTGAQDDLRKVTQSAYAQIVQFGMSDVVGQMAFDLPRQGELVSEKPYSEATAQLIDQEVRSLISKAFERAHELITEKRELVEQVGKRLLEKEVLEKADMMELLGPRPFEEKSTYEEFLEETGSFEEDISLPEGLKDWNQSKGGSSQQQKQAVYL